A genomic stretch from Strongyloides ratti genome assembly S_ratti_ED321, chromosome : 1 includes:
- a CDS encoding Condensin-2 complex subunit D3 has product MDLLLEFLNNELSFIHEIPHEIASNFFDELCFAFNFAGITDDLHFFYKDQSIIKLSELSSIISDKVLHLCRKDEVILNADEILLEKKLCILLCYGINYALKNKNTFKALKNGLLSTRCYLLLASINGNVKYNIYQENIVRECLNIYIKVLNIIITKFSEIKNKSNKSRKNMNITNDYSNNNIDFSKEEFVELEKELRISLDGLFFLIEKESLVNSEDNLQLVCNIINNLFKIDISRDTNIYMCGNINEFRSITNFSHIGFSLLHYLCHLHHNALEVLYPAIIMPRIMYASIVNNQFLPSNCHINMEMTNICETFIKFLKERIKINEAEQEVIYCMLISSCLKCPERAEYRTKIIKSVIDVVSYMSLDYKKRFVDDILIIGQNIRGGLRSFAIEAIPLIYTNFDFIELGSQTTINNNINFSQDIIIKKEVNSSFTEITSQESLIEYENLELKFLKLVVYGIEDKLSCVRQRALSVIPIFLKNKILINQCNNLFVDLFKELHKIELKKYNNRRKDYQSSVVDKKRKKFQKPTENNNNNDTNGENNNSSNEIIELSNFQSNNEEVNNINDTSDNLQNDTNEYNMVMSPNINSMGIDMNSTQINVQIISDVDGIFERKRVFKVHDYPLLNRLLVRCDDYFAACRKSAIIALEQLFHFLTKPNHIDAVISQFCRLARSKSVSIRKQIAETIYNILFCLDENDISFKKLIFASMECIFLQVTDREISVQLNAAKLVKHMIFLPLINMNIKDKLAWNILSISEENLTYQKILKQTIPFLVKEKLIDGDLIKSLDGLIEDLQDENHRQNIWMLYSILSIFFNVDPNNASKEFLKIENYHIENDTRLCNYLTNIISNGAKKLLDVTRKKLIDKIENYISLFSINNSNVSSLYYCYGVLLYGVGDCSEEGKTLFAQKNKDIFAEAQKNMKLLMFEKYHDDANASNFSTSLYLPNDIEKEREDIKLAMIIGIIGEIIDYEQSLINKDLFEMIQIIMSSKTCIKALRIFQEQTLNGTILSSTCRQNTQMSQFSQRNHIKPLSIMETFKTHHIKYANITSIVRAHCIILMGKICLVNEIFAKDVIPVFMKELVICKDYIIRNNIIIVTHDLCKRHTSLVGSYLNIFGACLSDDSVAVRIHTLHCLTKLLKEKYLLWKGGIMFRFVCTLLDKVEKVRDYAEFCLIETLLPVTPDMFFSNFIDCIYYFNGVEHPSWIVHNQVKDETSLGIFYKHRSLQGNYYQDDRLKLYRFMLKNMTTIQKAAITQKICIEIFEKISHNLLDLFDINVQNLLMDSFKLLSSEEGKIRFNVRKDGEEEDYNEESELRREFITMAAEKVSKKALEEIFIREIMKYLLELKDTLYNSRNSVCSLGFLKYLLHLSNEYNYEFNKIIDENKHLAANVRHDILRFKNKLSQENNI; this is encoded by the exons atggatttattattagaatttttaaataatgaactTTCATTTATTCATGAAATTCCACATGAAATTgcatcaaatttttttgatgaaCTATGTTTTGCCTTTAATTTTGCCGGAATTACTGAtgatttacattttttttacaaagatcaaagtataataaaactttctGAAC TTAGTAGTATAATATCTGATAAAGTTTTACACTTATGTAGAAAAGATGAAGTAATTTTGAATGCTGATGAAATTttactagaaaaaaaattatgtatattaCTTTGTTATGGAATAAATTatgctttaaaaaataaaaatacttttaaagcATTGAAGAATGGACTTCTTTCTACTAgatgttatttattattggCATCTATCAATGGAAATGttaaatacaatatttatcAAGAAAATATTGTTAGAGAATgtttgaatatatatattaaagtattaaatattattataacaaagttttctgaaataaaaaataaatcaaataaatctagaaaaaatatgaatataacaaatgattattcaaataataatattgatttTTCTAAAGAAGAATTTGTGGAACTTGAAAAGGAATTAAGAATATCTTTAGAtggattattttttttaattgaaaaagagTCATTAGTTAATTCAGAAGACAATTTGCAACTTGTTTGtaacataataaataatctttttaaaatagatatatcACGAGAtactaatatttatatgtgtGGAAATATCAATGAATTCAGGAGCATTACAAATTTTTCTCATATTGGATTTTCTTTGCTTCATTACCTTTGTCATCTACATCATAATGCTTTAGAAGTATTATATCCAGCAATTATAATGCCTCGTATAATGTATGCTTCAATTGTCAATAACCAATTCCTTCCAAGTAATTGTCATATTAATATGGAAATGACAAATATTTGtgaaacttttataaaatttttaaaagaacgtattaaaataaatgaagcTGAACAGGAGGTAATATACTGTATGTTAATATCTTCTTGTTTAAAATGTCCAGAAAGAGCTGAATATcgaacaaaaattataaaaagtgtAATTGATGTTGTTAGTTATATGTCATTAGATTATAAAAAACGTTTTGTTgatgatatattaattattggACAAAATATTCGTGGTGGTTTACGTTCTTTTGCCATTGAAGCAATTCCTTTAATTTACACAAATTTTGATTTCATTGAACTTGGTAGTCAAACTaccattaataataatattaactttagtcaagatattataattaaaaaggaAGTTAATAGTTCATTTACAGAAATTACTTCTCAAGAATCTTTAATAGAATACGAAAATcttgaattaaaatttttaaaacttgtTGTTTATGGTATTGAGGATAAATTAAGTTGTGTTAGGCAACGTGCTTTGTCTGTCATTccaatatttttgaaaaataagattttaataaatcaatgtaataatttatttgtcGATTTATTCAAGGAACTACataaaattgaattaaagaaatataataatagaagGAAAGATTATCAATCTTCAGTTGTagacaaaaaaagaaaaaagtttcaaaaaCCTACCgagaataataataataatgatactaatggtgaaaataataattcttcaaacgaaataattgaattatcaaattttcaAAGTAATAATGAAGAAGTAaacaatataaatgatacaagtgataatttacaaaatgatactaatgaatataatatgGTTATGTCACCTAATATCAATTCAATGGGAATAGATATGAATAGTACTCAGATAAATGTACAAATTATTAGTGATGTAGATGGTATTTTTGAGAGAAAACGTGTTTTTAAAGTTCATGATTATCCTCTTTTAAATAGACTTTTAGTAAGATGTGACGATTATTTTGCTGCTTGTAGAAAAAGTGCTATTATAGCTTTGGAACaactttttcattttttaactaaaccAAATCATATTGATGCAGTAATTTCCCAATTTTGTCGGCTAGCTCGTAGTAAAAGTGTATCAATAAGAAAACAAATTGCTGAAACAATCTAcaatattcttttttgtctcgatgaaaatgatatatcatttaaaaaattaatttttgctTCTATGGAGTGTATATTTCTTCAAGTAACTGATCGTGAAATATCAGTACAATTAAATGCAGCTAAATTGGTTAAACATATGATATTCTTACCTTTGATTAATATGAATATCAAGGATAAACTTGCTTGGAATATTTTGTCTATTAGTGAGGAAAATTTAacatatcaaaaaattttaaaacaaactATACCATTTCTAGTAAAAGAGAAACTTATTGATGGGGATTTAATTAAGTCATTAGATGGACTTATTGAAGATCTTCAAGATGAAAATCATAGACAAAACATTTGGATGttatattcaattttaagtattttttttaatgttgatCCTAATAATGCttcaaaagaatttttaaaaattgaaaattatcatattgaAAATGATACTAGATTATGCAACTAtcttacaaatattatttcaaatgGTGCTAAAAAGTTACTTGATGTgacaagaaaaaaattaattgacaaaattgaaaattatatttcattatttagcataaataatagtaatgtTTCATCACTTTATTACTGTTATGGTGTTCTACTTTATGGTGTAGGTGATTGTAGTGAGGAGGGAAAAACTTTGTTTgctcaaaaaaataaagatatatttgcTGAAGctcaaaaaaatatgaaattatTGATGTTTGAAAAATATCATGATGATGCAAATGCTTCTAATTTTTCTACATCTTTGTATTTACCTAATGATATTGAAAAAGAGAGAGAGGATATCAAATTAGCTATGATTATTGGTATTATAGGAGAAATAATAGATTATGAACAGTCacttataaataaagatCTTTTTGAAATGATTCAAATTATAATGTCTTCTAAAACCTGTATAAAAGCATTACGAATATTTCAAGAACAAACTTTAAATGGTACAATTTTATCGTCAACTTGTCGCCAAAATACACAAATGTCACAATTTTCACAACGTAATCATATAAAACCACTATCAATAATGGAAACTTTTAAAACTCATCACATTAAATATGCTAATATAACGTCAATTGTTCGGGCACATTGTATCATATTAATGGGTAAAATATGTCTtgttaatgaaatatttgcTAAAGATGTAATTCCTGTTTTTATGAAAGAACTTGTCATTTGTaaagattatattattagaaataatattataattgtaaCACATGATCTCTGCAAAAGACACACTTCTCTCGTTGGatcttatttaaatatttttggaGCATGTCTTAGTGATGATTCTGTAGCTGTTAGAATTCATACATTACATTGCCTtacaaaacttttaaaagaaaaatatttattatggaAAGGTGGTATTATGTTTAGATTTGTTTGTACACTTCTTGATAAAGTAGAAAAAGTTAGAGATTATGCTGAATTTTGTCTTATTGAAACATTATTACCTGTAACACCTGATAtgtttttttcaaattttatagattgtatttattattttaatggaGTTGAGCATCCATCTTGGATTGTACATAATCAAGTTAAAGATGAAACTTCTTTaggaatattttataaacatcGATCATTACAGGGTAATTATTATCAAGATGATCGTCTTAAACTTTACCGTTTTATGCTTAAAAATATGACAACTATTCAAAAGGCTGCTATAActcaaaaaatttgtattgaaatttttgaaaaaataagtCATAACTTATTAGACTTATTTGATATCAATGTACAAAATCTTCTTATGGATtcatttaaacttttatccTCTGAAGAAGGTAAAATACGATTTAATGTTCGAAAAGATGGAGAGGAAGAAGACTATAATGAGGAAAGTGAATTAAGAAGAGAATTTATTACTATGGCTGCAGAAAAAGTTTCTAAAAAAGCTTtagaagaaatttttattagagaaattatgaaatatttattagaatTAAAAGATACTTTATATAATTCAAGGAATTCAGTTTGTTCACTTGgatttcttaaatatttacttcATCTAAGTAATGAGTATAACtatgaatttaataaaataattgatgaAAACAAACATTTAGCTGCAAATGTTCGCCATGATATTTTacgatttaaaaataaattaagtcaagaaaataatatctaa
- a CDS encoding Protein-tyrosine phosphatase, receptor/non-receptor type domain and Protein-tyrosine/Dual specificity phosphatase domain and Protein-tyrosine phosphatase, catalytic domain-containing protein gives MFLVFNQFKTLWLLLLITFTQCEGSIHWTFFPSVPKEINKTTFPVNINSNSSSDVILLKCPDKKYRHLTVNDTFNLNDSSDFRKLTIRTESKTFAWTLLGYNLFGPHLVHCGVFGKALSDENHKLYKWKFNFNWELAPNPYMVAKRITINNQLLHPDECGNDEKKVLKFTKDKTGKIFQLRLVNDELKTSDELPHVNKIYYLFTMPEDNSKKEIAEPCMIFRAINDRPEILVKGYNSTQVMLNGTQVEVIKFDYLEKFLEIQLLLKNQPNLKDFYKNEEILITKVIFTKNGVKEVPNSNKTTNGTFSLNGYELLKFSYDCPSIGRNRMITKIFYFAPPQENFTYPLEYIFYSSNETVVRPNCSINRFSFGYLYSVDYINKNIVNLTELNANGVAKDGLYRSGDFVFTSEVKNFNTTLKCLYKTPNGKVTLIHSFLRNDKPSSEKAESTNKNTQKSGFEKFKEKFGFFGAISIIVGSVIIGILIFIGFCALIFLKQIKLYIRRRKLASKYPNIFALWKEVSNANLEKYCKIVQDENYIPDILMRQSFLKKIEGDEEVDYDTSTRFDSSLVKCFKSISEEIRAHYINDVSPERNYIISDGPTPEKIQYFWELLYKEDATVVVAMIYHDNEDNPETNNKLLYWPEKNQTYGNVTVKFLEELPTNLISVKILKFNMTMKGEKSKELTIFHVKDWKEYTIPNTDLDFTKLHSEVSECAGNKNILVHASRSAGSSVFIFTYFCCILEIIKADVSIFNPMEIIKEIREKRYGGNISSIEYAYLLKTLITYFFDNMMLLDTNNKRINFTNQYDNYLYKLNAPKDNMDKRIKRFLQFISILDDVKLDELCVQFDKVGIISDNGLKIKCKRFYDAKQKNRYNDISCLDKTSVNINGYDSKNVLGYIHANQMIYKYGDEKERKIIMCQAPLLTTVDDMYDMIFRYKIGIIVILLNEKEIKEQNKCFPYFPTDAKEIKTSRFTILYINKKFDNENHIIEYDYTIFNDQNVSNNFKILQYINWPDKSIPTESKTIHELYKKIINLDNNCQIAIHCSTGIGRTGSLALAIYMIDMINSYIAFDPIKFLETLRSYRYKAVQTKMQFIFSLSIVYEHFKNKIDEMDPDAYKNFTTMSKKILRQNKEYKG, from the exons ATGTTTCTGGTTTTTAACCAATTCAAAACTCTCTGGCTGCTACTTCTGATAACCTTCACACAATGTGAAGGAAGTATTCATTGGACATTTTTTCCTTCGGTTCCTAAGGAAATCAACAAAACAACATTTCCAGTCAACATCAATTCAAACTCTTCATCGgatgtaattttattgaaatgtCCAGACAAGAAATACAGGCATTTAACTGTTAATGACACTTTTAACTTGAACGATTCGTCAGACTTTAGAAAACTAACGATACGCACTGAAAGTAAAACTTTTGCATGGACACTGTTGGGATATAACCTGTTTGGACCTCACCTAGTTCATTGTGGAGTTTTTGGAAAAGCATTAAGTGACGAAAACCACAAGCTCTATAAATGgaagtttaattttaactgGGAACTCGCACCAAATCCTTATATGGTGGCAAAACgaattacaataaataacCAACTACTTCATCCTGACGAATGCGgcaatgatgaaaaaaaagttttaaaattcacAAAGGACAAAACAGGGAAGATATTTCAACTCAGATTAGTTAATGATGAATTGAAAACATCGGATGAACTGCCACATGTAAATaagatttattatttgtttacaATGCCTGAAGATAATTCTAAAAAGGAGATTGCAGAGCCTTGTATGATCTTTAGAGCTATCAATGACAGACCAGAAATTTTAGTTAAAGGATACAATTCAACTCAAGTAATGCTGAATGGTACACAAGTTgaagttataaaatttgacTATTTGGAAAAGTTTCTTGAAATTCAACtccttttaaaaaatcaaccaaatttaaaagatttttataagaacgaagaaattttaataaccaaagttatttttacaaaGAATGGAGTTAAAGAAGTGCCAAACTCCAACAAAACTACTAATGGTACCTTCTCATTGAATGGATatgaacttttaaaattctcCTATGATTGCCCGTCGATTGGAAGAAACCGTATGATAACAAAGATCTTCTATTTCGCACCACCACAAGAAAACTTTACATATCCATTGGAGTACATTTTTTACTCATCAAATGAGACGGTGGTCAGACCAAATTGTTCCATCAATAGATTCAGTTTTGGATACCTTTATTCAGTTGATtacattaacaaaaatatagttaATCTAACTGAGTTGAATGCTAATGGAGTAGCAAAAGATGGTTTGTATCGCTCTGGTGATTTTGTCTTTACATCagaagtaaaaaatttcaatacaACATTAAAATGCCTTTACAAAACACCTAATGGAAAAGTCACTTTAATTCACTCGTTTTTACGTAATGACAAACCAAGTTCTGAAAAAGCTGAATCAACTAATAAGAATACACAAAAATCAggatttgaaaaatttaaggAAAAATTTGGATTTTTTGGTGCAATTTCTATTATTGTTGGAAGTGTCATTATtggtattttaatttttattggttTCTGTGCACtaatatttcttaaacaaataaagttatatattaGAAGAAGGAAATTAGCATCTAAATATCCTAATATATTTGCATTGTGGAAAGAAGTATCAAATGCAAATTTGGAAAAGTACTGTAAGATAGTTCAAGATGAAAACTATATTCCGGATATATTAATGAGGCAATcgtttttaaagaaaatagaaGGTGATGAAGAGGTTGATTACGATACAAGTACTCGTTTTGATTCATCTTTGgtcaaatgttttaaatcAATCTCTGAAGAAATAAGAGCTCATTACATTAATGATGTCTCACCAGAAAGaaattatatcatttctGATGGACCAACACCtgaaaaaatacaatatttttggGAGTTACTTTACAAAGAAGATGCTACAGTTGTTGTTGCAATGATTTATCACGATAATGAAGATAACCCagaaacaaataataaattgttatattgGCCTGAAAAAAACCAAACTTATGGAAATGTTACTGTTAAATTTTTGGAAGAACTGCCAACGAATCTTATAtctgttaaaattttaaagtttaacaTGACTATGAAGGGAGAAAAGTCAAAGGAACTGACAATTTTTCATGTCAAGGATTGGAAGGAATATACAATACCAAATACGGATCTGGATTTCACCAAATTACACTCAGAGGTTTCTGAATGTGCTGGAAATAAGAATATTCTTGTCCATGCTTCACGTAGTGCTGGATCAagtgtatttatttttacatatttttgttGTATTTTGGAAATAATTAAAGCTGATGTCTCAATTTTTAATCCAATGGagattataaaagaaattcgTGAAAAACGTTATGGTGGTAACATTTCTTCTATAGAATATGCTTACTTATTAAAAACTcttattacatatttttttgataatatgaTGTTATTGGacacaaataataaaagaataaattttaccaACCAATATGACAATTATCTTTACAAGTTGAATGCTCCTAAAGACAATATGGATAAAAGAATCAAGcgttttttacaatttattagTATTCTTGATGATGTAAAATTGGATGAACTTTGTGTACAATTTGATAAAGTAGGAATTATAAGTGATAATggtcttaaaataaaatgtaaacgTTTCTATGATGCTAAACAAAAAAATCGTTACAATGATATATCATGTCTTGATAAAACATCAGTAAATATTAATGGATATGATTCTAAAAATGTACTTGGTTATATACATGCTAATCAAATGATCTATAAGTATGGTGATGAAAaggaaagaaaaattattatgtgtcag gcACCATTATTAACAACAGTTGATGATATGTATGACATGATTTTTAGATACAAGATCGGAATCATTGTCATACTTCtcaatgaaaaagaaataaaggaacaaaataaatgttttccTTATTTCCCAACAGATgctaaagaaataaaaacaaGTAGATTTACTATCttgtatattaataaaaaatttgataatgaaaatcatattattgaatatgactacacaatttttaatgatcaaaatgtatcaaataattttaaaattcttcaATACATCAATTGGCCTGATAAaa gCATACCTACAGAAAGTAAAACTATTCATGAACTGTacaaaaagattataaatcTTGACAATAATTGTCAAATAGCAATTCATTGTAGTACAGGAATAGGAAGAACTGGATCATTAGCATTAGCTATTTATATGATTGATATGATCAATTCATATATAGCTTTTGAtccaataaaatttttggaaACTCTTAGGTCATATCGTTATAAAGCAGTTCAGACTAAGATGCAATTTATCTTTTCTCTTTCAATTGTTTAtgaacattttaaaaataagatagaTGAAATGGATCCTGATgcttacaaaaattttacaacaatgtcaaaaaaaatcttgcgtcaaaataaagaatataaaggataa
- a CDS encoding C901: protein MGNLTPVPEETKNILKARYIEVAKRKTYDISEENDDDINGRKKFDSLVKKFLQMTFILRRNNHVNLKIVLTIGKYPKFEDEVNDWIKKIKKILIRLDVQLDKHMADDCCKCNPPCPDDDMEAIRVLLMCFQFPISNALKKLKAENGVVKFLREKYGIRQCKVVPRRMAMFDRQGNRTHSPVLLTGSHSLIINFGVNNIFKDSQLLSGKTSWLQVTTNKFFEIQYRIACSLNYYGNECSRFCNPPIHENEHFICTDEGTIQCIDGWSGKKCDKPICTKGCGKNGKCIGPNKCQCSNLMVQESCEECILLPGCQNGYCSITNRCTCKDGWGGEFCNIKLDPCQIENICKNGGICKSEKDGAINCECQNGYYGKYCQKKKRTCNEHICLNNGSCYIHSDGTPKCKCVNNFIGTYCQTKIIKKNKMNVEIKSNHHQNINFANINMILFIIALIMLLLIMILLVSILIFKRRSKIIPIEDGDYKKENINISKTENIYTSEPYNLKFKENIDFSTTTPQLEAVAKEMLSKNTSLTYLKPFNSIYYTISYE from the exons atggGAAATTTAACACCAGTACCGgaagaaacaaaaaatattttaaaagccAGATACATTGAAGTTGCAAAACGTAAAACATATGACATTTCAGAAGAGAATGATGATGATATAAAtggtagaaaaaaatttgattcccttgtaaaaaaatttttac AGATGACATTTATACTAAGACGTAATAATcatgtaaatttaaaaattgttttaacaaTAGGGAAATATCCCAAATTTGAAGATGAAGTTAATGattggataaaaaaaataaaaaaaatattaattagaTTAGATGTACAGTTAGATAAACATATGGCAGATGACTGCTGTAAATGTAATCCCCCTTGCCCAGATGATGATATGGAAGCAATTCGTGTACTTCTTATGTGTTTTCAATTTCCAATTTCTAATgcactaaaaaaattaaaagctGAGAATGGTGtcgttaaatttttaagagaAAAATATGGTATAAGACAATGTAAAGTCGTTCCAAGAAGAATGGCAATGTTTGATAGACAAGGAAATCG CACACATTCTCCGGTATTACTTACG ggttctcattcattaattattaattttggTGTAAACAACATATTCAAAGACAGTCAGTTACTTTCAGGAAAAACAAGTTGGCTTCAGGtaacaacaaataaattttttgaaattcaATATCGTATTGCTTgttctttaaattattatggTAATGAATGTTCAAGATTTTGTAATCCCCCCATCCATGAAAATGAACACTTTATATGTACAGATGAAGGTACAATACAATGTATTGATGGTTGGAGTGGTAAAAAATGTGATAAAC cAATTTGTACAAAAGGTTGTGGTAAAAATGGAAAATGTATAGGACCAAATAAATGTCAATGTTCTAATTTAATGGTTCAAGAAAGTTGTGAAGAATGTATTCTGTTACCAGGATGTCAAAATGGTTATTGTTCTATAACAAATAGATGTACATGTAAAGATGGATGGGGTGGagaattttgtaatattaaattagaTCCATGTCAAATAGAAAACATTTGTAAAAATGGAGGGATCTGTAAATCAGAAAAAGATGGGGCAATTAATTGTGAATGTCAGAATGGATATTATGGTAAATATtgtcaaaagaaaaaaagaacatGTAATGAACACATTTGCTTAAATAATGGTTCATGTTATATACATAGTGATGGAACTCCAAAATGTAAATgcgttaataattttattggtaCTTATTGtcaaacaaaaataataaaaaaaaataaaatgaatgttgaaattaaaagtaaCCATCATCAGAATATCAATTTTGCAAATATCAATAtgattctttttattattgctttaataatgttactattaataatgattCTACTGGtatcaatattaatttttaaaagaagatCTAAAATTATTCCTATTGAAGATGgtgattataaaaaagaaaatataaatatttcaaaaactGAAAATATATACACATCAGAACcttacaatttaaaatttaaagaaaatatcgACTTTTCAACAACGACACCTCAATTGGAGGCTGTTGCAAAAGAAATGTTATCCAAAAATACATCTTTAACATATTTGAAACCTTTCAATAgtatttattatacaatttcttatgaataa